TCTCTGATGTCAGTCTCTGGATCATGCGGTTCAGGTCAGCAATTTCTGTCTTGGTCGCCCTCAGGTCGTCTCCATATCTGGTGGCGGACGTCTGcatctcctcaaactgaaggaGGAAAGCAACACTGAGTTATGGCCGACGAAAGAAACCCTCAACATCACGGCATTATCTCGGGACCCCCACCTTGCTCTTGTACCATGACTCGGCTTCGGCCCGGGTGCGGTTGGCGATGTCCTCGTACTGAGCTCTGACTTCAGCAACAATGGAGTCCATGTCCAGGTTGCGGCTGTTGTCCATCTCTACGATGACTGAGGTGTCCCTGATCTGGCTCTGGAGTTCACGGAGCTCCTGGAAAGCAACGCGACGGTGTAAATGTCGATGGCCCGGCTCTGTAGCGTCCATACCATCCATGCTTCAAGTACCTCCTCGTAGATGGACCTGAGGAAGTTGATCTCATCTGTCAGGCTCTCCAGCTTGGCCTCCAGCTCGACTTTGTTCATGTAGGCCTCATCGACGTCCTGAGGGCCACGGCAGGCTGGTAACTCATCAGACCAAACCGGCTGCTCATCACAAGGTGACCTTCACTCACCTTCTTGATGAGGACAAAATCGTTCTCACACTCTGTGCGCTTGTTGATCTCATCTTCATACCTGCGAGAAAAAAGGAGTCCGCTTTGAATTGTGCGCCACAGCGTCTCGACACTGGGAGGCGCCAGTCAGCTGTCTCTGGCTTCCTGTTGGGGCCAGCGCCAGGTGCCAGGCGTGCTGCTGACGCCTCTCcctcgggtttcctcccaccactCCAGATGACTGATCTCATCAGTGAGGTGAGGACCAGCCAGAGCAGCGAGCGTTTTGTGTTATCAGACTTAAAGTCCACCTCTATGTGATGTAAGAAGTGAGCAGGACATGACTTCTCCGTGTTGTAATTCCCCGGAGCGTCAGTGAAATAATACAGCAGATGTTGGGAGTAGTCCACTACATTTCATCGGACTGACTTCATCATGTGTTCGCTGGGACTCACTTGTTCTTGAAGTCCTCCACCAGACCCTGCATGTTGTGCAGGTCGGCCTCCAGCTTCATCTTGTCGTTGCCCAGGCTGTCCAGCTGTCTGCGCAGGTTGGCGATGTAGGCCTCGAACATGGCGTCGATGTTGGAGCGGGTGGTGGTCTGCCCCTGCAGCAGGTTCCACTTGGTCTCcagcattttgttttgctgctccaGGAAGCGAACCTGAGGCGCAAGGACGATCACAACATCAATGACCCCGTAACCCCGCACTGCGTCCTGCTCCCCATTCCTGGGTTAATCTGTCTTTGGATCTGCTATTGGCAGAAGGGCTGTTCTTTTCCAGAGGAAGGCCTGACGCGCGAGCATCCTGTCAGGAGGCCGAGAGGGCAGCGAGTGCACAGGGATGGAAAAAGCCAGCCGTGTTTTAGCAGGTTAACCCATCTCCGGTGTGCTTTCCGGTTCTCGCAGAGAAAGGCCAACAGTGGCGTAACAGAACCGGGGAGCTGACACCCGGCTCCAACAAAAGCCAGCTGGAGAATAGTAAATATTTAACTTGAAGGTGTGATGGTGATAGAGCGGCGAAGAGGGTGATTTATGAGCCGCCGTCATGAGCGGGTGGGGGGGTGACAGGCTGGGACGCACGTCGTCCTCCCCGGGTAAGTGGTGAGCAGATAACACACCGACACACGGAATGCGCTTTATCTTGCTTTAATGAGGCACCAGCTGATAGGTTGGCTGCCGAGAACATGAAACCGAGCGGCCCTTTTAAATATTAACCGGCTTGCCTTGGAGGCAACGTTTGACCTCGCGTCAACGGATTAAAGGAGGGCAAAGTGTGTCAAATTCAGATGCAGACAACAATGGAATTCAGGAGTGACTGGGAGTCGGGCAGCAGTTGAAAGAGCCACACCCCAGTGTGAGGGAGGGACCAGTCCCAAGGTAACTCGTATCACAAGCTGAGACACACCCAtttgcttctctctttctttccttctctttttttttttttttttttttttgcatgtgtttttcatttctgaaaTCGCAGGTTTGAGATGCTTGTACGTGGGCCAACTCCGAGAACTTCATTCATTGACTGAACATATGGATCGGCTATTACATAACGCTGTCCTTGTAACGACATAATAACGTCGGCTCCTTTGGAGAATGTAAAAGTCCTCGCAGGATGTAGAGCGATGCTTCTCTTACCTTGTCAATGAAGGAGGCAAAGCGGTTGTTGAGGCTCTTGATCTGCTCCTTCTCCTGGGTGCGGACGGCTTGGATGGTGGGGTCAATCTCCAGGTTCAGAGGGGCCAGCAGGCTCTTGTTGACAGTCACAGCAGTGATCGGGGCCTGGACAGCCATTCCACCACCCATGCCATAGCCCATGCTTGCACCGCTCATGCTGGATCCCAGGCCGAAGACCGAGGAGCTGGTGATGCCGGCTCCACCGCCGTAGCCCCTGTTGCCTCCTCCAATAGAACTCCGCACGCTGTAGCTGCTGCGGGAAATGCCGCCCGAGCCAGCGTAGGAATTGCTGCTGAAGTTCCTGGGGCCGGAGGAGCTCTTCACAGTGTACGAGGTGGTCCTGTAGCTGGCCATTGTGGGGCTTCGGAAGTTTCTTTTGGAGGAGCTGGGAAGGTCACACCGACTGGATCGGTTGGTTTAGGCAGCCCAGCGGAGGGGAGAGACCAGAGTGGATAGAAAGAGGAGAAACTAGTGAGGAGTTTTAAAGAGCTGCCACTGTGGGAGGGATCAGAGGAGACTTGCCATTGGCTCCCGGTTCGGCAGGAGGCAGGGCTGTAACTTTACACCAGCGTGACACATCCTCCAGTCACTGAAAACCATTACCTGCTCACAATGCTGCTGCTTCCTTCTGAAGCAAAGGGTGATCGGGTCGctcctgttttcatttcatccatacAGAATGAATCTGCAACAGAAGACGCTCAAAGTGAGGCCTGAAAACCTGGGAGGTGTGTTTGAAAGGGCTTATTAGTTTGTAGCGTATGAGCTCATCTCTAATTTCAATACTACAGTGCAAACCTTCGCAGCAGCGTTATATGATCAAGCAAAGGCAGATGTTTTGAAAAGCTGAAATCCATCTTGCTAGCttcatctttatttcatttttatcagtGTCACAGGTGTGAGAAGT
This portion of the Synchiropus splendidus isolate RoL2022-P1 chromosome 18, RoL_Sspl_1.0, whole genome shotgun sequence genome encodes:
- the krt8 gene encoding keratin, type II cytoskeletal 8, whose protein sequence is MASYRTTSYTVKSSSGPRNFSSNSYAGSGGISRSSYSVRSSIGGGNRGYGGGAGITSSSVFGLGSSMSGASMGYGMGGGMAVQAPITAVTVNKSLLAPLNLEIDPTIQAVRTQEKEQIKSLNNRFASFIDKVRFLEQQNKMLETKWNLLQGQTTTRSNIDAMFEAYIANLRRQLDSLGNDKMKLEADLHNMQGLVEDFKNKYEDEINKRTECENDFVLIKKDVDEAYMNKVELEAKLESLTDEINFLRSIYEEELRELQSQIRDTSVIVEMDNSRNLDMDSIVAEVRAQYEDIANRTRAEAESWYKSKFEEMQTSATRYGDDLRATKTEIADLNRMIQRLTSEIDAIKGQRANLEAQIAEAEERGEMAVRDAKGRIKDLEDALQRAKQDMARQIREYQDLMNVKLALDIEIATYRKLLEGEEDRLASGIKAINISQQSTSYGGYPMDSLKSSYSSSYSSGFGSGYGSGYSSGMGGFSGGSVGGYTSSQTKKNVVIKMIETKDGRVVSESSEVIED